In the genome of Helicovermis profundi, the window TATAGACCGCATCCATTGCTTAAAAAGATGGTTAGAGGTGGTTTATTAGGAAGAAAGTCTGGCAAAGGATTCTATGAATATAAATAATTAACGATTAAAATTAAAATGTAATAATAATGTTATTAAAAAAACACTAAAATATGATAAAATGTATTTTGTTAATAATTATATAAATTTTGTTACATTGTAATTTTGAGAGGAGATACAAATGAAGTTTCATTTTAAAGTTTTTATTATTTCGTTTATATGTTTTTCACTTATTTTAGGTTCTGGACTATACTTATTTGATCAACATTACATTTCTGTAAGCAAGGCAAGTGAGAAAAAGATAGCAGAAAAACCAGTTGTTATTTTGCCCAAAGAAGAAAAACCAGTAGATAATAGAACTAAACTTCAAAAGTTAATAGATGATAGTAAAAGGGTAAATATACTGTTTTATGGTATTGACGGTGGAAGAGCAGATACTATAGTAGTTATGAGTTATGATCCAAAGAAAAAATACGTTGATTTAATATCAGTACCTCGTGATACTTATAATTATGTTGATGGACATGATGCTTTAGATCAGAAAAAAATTAACTCAGTATATGGTTACAAAGAAAAAGGTGGTTCAAAAGGTTTAAAAAATGAAGTTAGTAAACTGCTTGGAATTCCAATTGAAAGTTACGTTAAAATTAAATACTCTGGTGTGAAAGATATTATTGATGTACTTGGTGGAATTGAAGTGAATGTTCCTTTTGATATGGATTATGATGATCCATATGCAGAACCAGAACTTCATATTCATTTGAAAAAAGGTAAACAGCTACTAGATGGACAAAAATCAATTGAATATCTAAGGTGGAGAAAAAATAACGGAGAATATGGCGATGGCGATCTTGGAAGGATAAATAGACAACAAAACTTTATGAAATCTGTTGTAAAAAAATCATTTGGCTTTAAACTTCCTTCTGTTATAAAAACTGCATTTAATTATGTTCAAACTGATGCGGGACTTGATGAGATGATTTATTATGGTTCATCTGCTATAGGAATGGATTTTGGTAATCTAAAAACATATAGACTTCCTGGTGAAGCTAGTGAAAATGGATCTTTTTATATCCATGATCCATCAAAGACTGAAGAATTATTAGAACAAATATATGAAAGAAAATAGTATAAATACTTTAAGCAGATAATTTTAATTAATTATCTGCTTTTTTAATCTGTATTTTTTAGTAAATATAGAAATTTTACCTCAAAATACTGAAATGATAAAAAATTATTACTAAAAATGATAAATAGGTTTTTTATTTATATAAAATTTTATATAATACTATTATGATGTTTTTATATGAATAATAAAGATACTTTTATATACAAGTTTGAGGAGTTAATATGTTAATAAAAAATAAAACGAAAATAACACGTGGAAAGCTTGTTCGTCTACTACTTGTAGCAGCGGTTATTGGCATAGTTACAGGAATACTTGGAATGGCATTTAATTACATCATTACTAATGCGTCACATAGCATTGCTGAAAGTAATTTAATGAACAATAAATTAAAGTTTATTATTGTTCCAATTATAGGTGGTATATTATTATCTTTAATATATAAATTTGCCTTAAATGAAAATGAAACAGGCTTTGGAGTTCACGAAGTTTATGAAGAAATAAACCATATACATACATTTTTAATGAAACCTAAAAGTGTTGCCATAAAATTAATTGGAACGTTAGTAACTCTTATAAGTGGGTTATCTGCGGGTAAACAAGGTCCGATTGTTCATTTAGGTGGTGCTGTAGGTTCAAATATAGGATATTTATTTAAATTAGATGATGAAGAAATTAAAATACTTGTACTTTGTGGTGTTTCTGGTGCACTTGCGGGTGTTTTTGATGAGCCAATATTTGCAAGTATCTTTGTTATAGAAGTATTGCTTATTAGGGATTACGTTGCATATTCAACTCCAATAATGATGTCAGCTGCTATGTCGGTATTTATTAGAAGAGCGTTTCTTGGAATCGTACCGTTTGTAAATTTATCCGGTACATTTGCAGTTGGTTCATATAAAGAGTATATACTTTTTTTAATACTTGGATTACTTATGGGAATTGTTTCTGGAATCTACATTTACCTAATAAAAAAAGTTACTTTTTTTAAAATCAAATCAAAACTTCCATATTATTTAGCACCATTAATTGGCTCTATTTTAATAGCTTTAATAGGATATTTTTATCCAGAGATATTTGATTTACACTTTAATTCAACAAAACATATATTTTTAAATAACTATAGTCTGAAATTTCTTATAATTATTGTTTTTATAAAAATAATAGCCACAGCAATAACACTTGGAACAGGTGGATTTGGTGGAGGATTTATGCCGGGAGTATTTATAGGAGCAGCCTCTGGAGGTGCTTTTAGTTTAATACTAATGAATAATTTTGGAATTAATTTAGATTATTCCCTCTACGCTTTAGTAGGGATGGCAGCAATGTTTTCAGGATTTTCAGGAGCGCCACTCGCAGCCACATTACTTGCAGTAGAACTCTCAGGTAACAAAGAAATAATGCTTCCGATATTTATTACCTGCATAATAAGCACAGTAATAACCCATTGCTTTATAAAAAGAAGTTTGTACTTTGACTTATAAAGCGGTGCAAAAAAATAAGAATAATCTAAGAATTAAAAACTAGTTTTTAATTCTTAGATTATTCTTATTTTTTTATAGGGAGTTTACTCCCTATCACGAAGCGAATGGAAGCATGACGAAGTCGTGTGAATTCGCTTGTGAAAGCACCGCTGTATCTATGGAAATAGATTAAAGCTTGCTTTAAAATCTATTTTAATTATTTTTTTATAGGGAGTTTACTCCCTATCACGAAGCGAATGGAAGCTTCCGAAGTCGTGTGAGTTCGCTTGTGAAAGCACCGCGTTATCTATGGAAATAGATTGAAGCTTGCTTTAAAATCTATTTTAATTATTTTTTTTTATATGGAGTTTACTCTAGTGCGCGAAAGCGAATGGAAGCATGACGAAGTCGTGTGAGTTCGTTTGTGATTGCACCGCAGTATCTATGGCAAGAATATTAAAACGTGCTTTAAAATCTATTTTAATTGCTTTTTTTATAGGGAGTTTACTCCAGTGCGCGAAGCGAATGGAAGCATGACGAAGTCGTGTGAGTTCGCTTGTGAGAGCACTTTTTTATTAATTTCAATAAAAAGCCCAATCAATATTTTAAAATACTGATTGGGCTTACTCATGAATTACATAATATATAAATATTTATTTATTAACTAGTTTATTTCCTAAATTAACAATGTTTCCTGCACCCATAGTAAAAAGAATATCATTTTTTTCAATAATATTATCGAGATATTCTTCAATTTCGTCAAAAGTTTTAATATATTTAGCATTTTGACCTTCTTCAATAATAAGATCAACTAAAATTTGAGAATGAATTTTTCCAGTATCTTTTTCTCTAGAAGCATATATATCTGTAATGATTAATTCATCGCTATCTTTAAATGCAATTGAGAATTCTGATAAAAGTTCGCTTGTTCTAGAATAAGTGTGAGGCTGAAAAACACAAATAATTTTATTATGAGGTATTTTTTTAGCTGCACTAAGCGTAGCTTTGATTTCTGTAGGATGATGAGCATAATCATCAATTATTTTTGCGTTTTTATATTCGCCTAATATATCAAAACGTCTCTTTGCTCCGCCGAATCTATTAAGACTAGATGAAATGTTTTCTCCTGAAATTCCATTAAAATGTGCAATGGCAACTGAAGCTAGAGCGTTATATATATTATGTGTTCCAGGGATATTAAGATTAATATCGCAAAACTTTTCATCATTAATGTATACTTCGAATGATGGTAGTCCATCGTCGTTAAAAGTAATGTTTTTAGCCATAATATCAGAATCTATATTTATACCAAAAGTAATAACATTACAATTTACATGTGGAATGATTTTCTTTGCATTGTAATCGTCGTTATTAATTATAAGATGACCTTTTTTAGGAATTGACTGTGCAAATTTTATAAATGAAGATATTATATGTTCTAAATTTTTATAATAATCTAAATGGTCTTCATCGATATTAAGAATTACTCCGAGCGTTGGGATAAAATTCAGAAAACTATCTTTATATTCACACGCCTCTGTTACAATAATATCACCGTGACCGAATCTCGCATTTCCGCCAAGTTCTTTAACTTCACCTCCAACTAAAAGTGTTGGGTCAAGATTGCTATCAGAAAGAATTACAGATGTCATTGAAGTGGTAGTAGTTTTACCATGTGCTCCTGAAATAGCAACACTCTTTTTATAAGTTGTAAGAATTTCACCAAGCATTTTTGCTCTGCCTACAGTTGGTAACTTTAGTTCTTTTGCTTTAATTAGTTCAACATTCTCGTCTGATACAGCTGCTGAATATACAATTAAATCAGCGCCTTCTATATTTGTGCTTTCATGTTTGTAAAATATTTTAATTCCTTTATTTTCTAAATTTTTAGTAATTTGAGAACTATTTAAATCAGAACCCGTTACTATATAATTTTGCATATGAAGTATTTCTGCGATAGCACTTACTCCAATCCCGCCTATTCCGATTAAATGAATATGTTTCAGGTTTTTATTCTCTAACATTATTATTCTCCTTAAAAATATGATTACTTTGAAATTATATCACTATTTACGTGTTCAGTAAATTTATTTGAAAATGAATTTATTAAAAATTGCGTTCAAAGCTTATTTTATTAGAGAATTGATAAAAAGTAAAGTATAGTGAAAAAATATATTGAATTATTTGAAAAAAACGAATAAAATCAAATATATAACTAATTAATATTCGGATGGTGATTTGATGAAAAAAATGAAAAGAAATGAAAGAATTGGTGCGATTGTAAAAGTATTAAGTGATAAACCAAATGCAATTTTTACATTAAGCTATTTTACAGAGTTATTTAATTCTGCGAAATCTACAATAAGTGAAGATATAGCTATAGTTAAAAGCATTATGGAAGAGTTAAATCTTGGAAAAGTTGAAACTATATCTGGTGCTGCTGGTGGAGTTAAATTTATTCCAGTATTAAATAAAGAAAAAAAAGAAAAGTT includes:
- a CDS encoding LCP family protein, translated to MKFHFKVFIISFICFSLILGSGLYLFDQHYISVSKASEKKIAEKPVVILPKEEKPVDNRTKLQKLIDDSKRVNILFYGIDGGRADTIVVMSYDPKKKYVDLISVPRDTYNYVDGHDALDQKKINSVYGYKEKGGSKGLKNEVSKLLGIPIESYVKIKYSGVKDIIDVLGGIEVNVPFDMDYDDPYAEPELHIHLKKGKQLLDGQKSIEYLRWRKNNGEYGDGDLGRINRQQNFMKSVVKKSFGFKLPSVIKTAFNYVQTDAGLDEMIYYGSSAIGMDFGNLKTYRLPGEASENGSFYIHDPSKTEELLEQIYERK
- a CDS encoding chloride channel protein, giving the protein MLIKNKTKITRGKLVRLLLVAAVIGIVTGILGMAFNYIITNASHSIAESNLMNNKLKFIIVPIIGGILLSLIYKFALNENETGFGVHEVYEEINHIHTFLMKPKSVAIKLIGTLVTLISGLSAGKQGPIVHLGGAVGSNIGYLFKLDDEEIKILVLCGVSGALAGVFDEPIFASIFVIEVLLIRDYVAYSTPIMMSAAMSVFIRRAFLGIVPFVNLSGTFAVGSYKEYILFLILGLLMGIVSGIYIYLIKKVTFFKIKSKLPYYLAPLIGSILIALIGYFYPEIFDLHFNSTKHIFLNNYSLKFLIIIVFIKIIATAITLGTGGFGGGFMPGVFIGAASGGAFSLILMNNFGINLDYSLYALVGMAAMFSGFSGAPLAATLLAVELSGNKEIMLPIFITCIISTVITHCFIKRSLYFDL
- the murC gene encoding UDP-N-acetylmuramate--L-alanine ligase is translated as MLENKNLKHIHLIGIGGIGVSAIAEILHMQNYIVTGSDLNSSQITKNLENKGIKIFYKHESTNIEGADLIVYSAAVSDENVELIKAKELKLPTVGRAKMLGEILTTYKKSVAISGAHGKTTTTSMTSVILSDSNLDPTLLVGGEVKELGGNARFGHGDIIVTEACEYKDSFLNFIPTLGVILNIDEDHLDYYKNLEHIISSFIKFAQSIPKKGHLIINNDDYNAKKIIPHVNCNVITFGINIDSDIMAKNITFNDDGLPSFEVYINDEKFCDINLNIPGTHNIYNALASVAIAHFNGISGENISSSLNRFGGAKRRFDILGEYKNAKIIDDYAHHPTEIKATLSAAKKIPHNKIICVFQPHTYSRTSELLSEFSIAFKDSDELIITDIYASREKDTGKIHSQILVDLIIEEGQNAKYIKTFDEIEEYLDNIIEKNDILFTMGAGNIVNLGNKLVNK